In Nasonia vitripennis strain AsymCx chromosome 2, Nvit_psr_1.1, whole genome shotgun sequence, a genomic segment contains:
- the LOC100117420 gene encoding E3 ubiquitin-protein ligase Bre1 isoform X4, which translates to MSKRTADSGGDSASQPPIKKVQFEPTLIGPISTLEEMDMKVLQFQNKKLAQRLEQRHRVEIELRQRIEQLEKRQTQDDAVLNVVNRYWNQLNEDIRVLLQRFDAETADESENKNESEATTSFLMQLSSWDKEELDDKLANRVQVSKRAVSKVVQAFDRLSQRNEKITLALKGEFDGEEAPNIDEVVRKANCDLQMENRNLQAINIQLHEKYHTISLKMSELQDTITGKDTLAAELRNQVDDLQYELNKVRARNDKLEHHLGEAIEKLKAFQQIHGTDDKGSNKPSTLVATGVSQTKLEDLQREIEETRELANNRLQELDKLHQQHRDALKEVEKLKMDIRQLPESVIVETTEYKCLQSQFSVLYNESMQLKTQLDEARQQLQSSKNAHLRHIEMMESEELMAQKKLRGECIQLEDVLAQLRKEYEMLRIEFEQNLAANEQTGPINREMRHLITSLQNHNQQLKGEVHRYKRKYKEVSVEVPRLKKEVEELTTKLGQQITQENKEGNNSDGSGKEEDASNSLPGSGQIKEEGGMTIKREGLDEEAETELGEGDKGTPDSHALASPTLKKEKDIKREKDIKKETVKTEHRDQTHRAKDAKVAESELVRDLKAQLKKAVNEMKEMKLLLDMYKGLGKEQRDKAQLMAAERKTRAELEELRQQIKKIQESKREERKKLADEDAQNKIKKLEEQAYSLQRQEEEALLNEMEVTGQAFEDMQEQNSRLIQQLREKDDANFKLMTERIKSNQLHKLAREEKDVLKEQVSTLTTQVEAANVVVRKLEEKERLLQNSLATVEKELALRQQAMEMHKRKAIESAQSAADLKLHLEKYHSQMKEAQQVVAEKTSSLEAEAYKTKRLQEEIAQLRRKVERMKKIELAETVDEVMAEELREYKETLTCPSCKVKRKDAVLTKCFHVFCWDCLRTRYETRQRKCPKCNCAFGANDYHRLYLST; encoded by the exons ATGTCTAAGAGGACGGCTGACAGCGGAGGAGACTCGGCCTCCCAGCCTCCCATCAAAAAGGTTCAGTTCGAGCCAACACTCATTGGACCCATATCCACTCTCGAGGAGATGGATATGAAAGTCTTGCAGTTCCAGAACAAGAAATTGGCTCAG aggCTGGAACAGAGGCACAGAGTAGAAATAGAATTAAGACAAAGAATAGAACAGTTAGAGAAACGACAGACTCAAGATGACGCAGTACTAAACGTGGTTAATCGATATTGGAATCAACTCAATGAAGATATTCGCGTATTACTTCAAAGATTTGATGCAGAAACAGCAGATGAATCAGAAAATAAGA ATGAAAGTGAAGCAACTACCTCTTTTCTTATGCAATTGTCTTCCTGGGACAAAGAGGAATTGGATGATAAGCTTGCCAACCGTGTTCAAGTATCTAAACGTGCTGTATCAAAGGTTGTACAGGCATTTGATAGGCTTTCtcaaagaaatgaaaaaataacactTGCTCTTAAAGGAGAATTTGATGGTG aAGAAGCACCAAATATTGATGAAGTTGTGAGGAAAGCTAATTGTGATCTTCAAATGGAAAATAGAAACTTGCAAGCaataaatattcaactacATGAAAAATACCATACGATTTCACTGAAAATGTCGGAGTTGCAAGACACTATCACTGGTAAAGATACTCTTGCGGCTGAACTACGAAATCAAGTAGATGATTTACAGTATGAGCTTAATAAAGTTCGAGCTAGAAATGATAAATTAGAACATCATCTTGGTGAAGCCattgaaaaactaaaagctTTTCAACAGATTCATGGTACAGATGATAAAGGCTCCAACAAACCAAGTACTTTGGTTGCAACTGGTGTATCACAAACAAAG CTTGAAGATTTACAAAGAGAAATTGAAGAGACTCGTGAACTAGCTAATAACAGATTACAAGAATTGGACAAATTGCATCAACAACATCGTGATGCATTAAAAGAAGtagaaaagttaaaaatgGAT ATTCGTCAATTGCCAGAATCAGTTATTGTGGAAACAACAGAGTATAAATGTTTACAATCTCAATTCTCAGTTTTGTATAACGAATCTATGCAATTAAAAACTCAACTAGACGAAGCTCGGCAACAACTTCAATCTAGTAAAAATGCTCATTTACGTCACATAGAAATGATGGAG AGTGAAGAATTAATGGCTCAGAAGAAATTAAGAGGAGAGTGCATACAACTAGAAGATGTGTTAGCTCAGCTACGAAAAGAATATGAAATGTTACGCATTGAATTTGAACAAAACCTGGCAGCAAATGAACAAACTGGACCTATCAATAGGGAAATGAGACACCTCATAACATCATTACAGAATCACAATCAACAATTAAAAGGCGAGGTTCATCGTTATAAGCGTAAATACAAAGAAGTTTCTGTGGAAGTTCCAAGG TTAAAGAAAGAAGTTGAAGAGTTGACGACAAAACTTGGCCAACAAATAAcacaagaaaataaagaaggtAACAATTCAGATGGCAGTGGCAAAGAAGAAGATGCTTCTAATTCTCTACCGGGATCGGGACag ataAAAGAAGAAGGTGGTATGACAATTAAAAGGGAAGGACTCGATGAAGAGGCAGAAACTGAATTAGGAGAGGGAGACAAAGGAACTCCCGATTCGCATGCTCTGGCATCTCCCACGcttaagaaagaaaaagatattaagagagaaaaagacataaaaaaagaaacggtTAAAACAGAACATCGTGATCAAACGCATCGCGCGAAAGATGCTAAAGTTGCAGAATCGGAATTAGTAAGAGACCTAAAAGCACAACTAAA GAAGGCTGTGAACGAAATGAAAGAAATGAAACTACTTTTGGACATGTACAAAGGACTTGGAAAAGAACAACGTGATAAAGCCCAACTGATGGCTGCCGAACGAAAAACAAGAGCTGAATTGGAAGAACTGCGgcaacaaattaaaaaaatacag GAAAGTAAGcgagaggagaggaaaaaactaGCAGACGAAGACGCCCAGAACAAAATCAAGAAACTCGAGGAGCAGGCATATTCGCTTCAAAGACAG GAGGAAGAAGCTCTATTAAACGAGATGGAGGTGACGGGGCAGGCTTTTGAAGATATGCAAGAACAAAATTCTAGGTTGATTCAACAACTTCGCGAGAAGGATGAtgctaattttaaattaatgacTGAAAGAATTAAAAGCAACCAACTGCATAAACTCGCAAGAGAAGAAAAGGATGTTCTTAAGGAACAAGTTTCAACTTTAACAACCCAAGTTGAGGCTGCGAACGTGGTGGTTAGGAAACTAGAAGAAAAAGAacgtttacttcaaaattcgTTGGCTACTGTGGAAAAAGAACTAGCATTACGACAACAAGCAATGGAGATGCATAAGCGAAAAGCTATTGAAAGTGCACAATCTGCTGCAGATCTCAAATTACATCTCG aaaaatatcaCTCACAAATGAAAGAAGCCCAGCAAGTTGTGGCTGAGAAAACAAGTTCTTTAGAGGCAGAAGCATACAAAACAAAAAGACTTCAA gaGGAAATAGCTCAACTAAGACGCAAGGTGGAGAGAATGAAGAAGATAGAATTGGCTGAGACTGTTGATGAAGTCATGGCTGAAGAGCTCAGAGAATATAAAGAAACGTTAACGTGTCCATCTTGTAAAGTTAAGCGGAAAGATGCTGTGCTTACCAAGTGCTTCCACGTTTTCTGTTGGGACTGTTTGCGTACTCGATATGAAACTCGACAGAGAAAGTGCCCAAAATGCAACTGCGCATTCGGAGCCAACGATTATCATCGGCTTTATTTATCTACCTGA